The genomic window GGCGTCGGCGAGCCGGCCCCGGCTGATCAGCACCTCCAGCTTGACCTCGGCGGCTATCTGGGCGCTGGTGACATCGGTGTCGAGGGCGCCCACGAGGACGTTGACGGCCTCGTCGGTCGTGCGGAGGTAGACGCCGCCCCCGTAGCCGGGGACCTCCTCGATCAGCTTGAAGTCGTAGTCGCGGCGCACATATGTGCCGTCGGGCGCGAACGTTCCGTATACGGCGCGGAAGCCGCGGTCGACGCTGCCGACGTTGATCAGGTTCTCCAGGACCCAGCGGGCCACCCGCTCGTGCTCCTCGACGGGGCGCCGCGGGGCCTGAGCGGCGATGCGGGGGATGAGGCGGGCGACTATCTGGTCGTGGTCCGCGCCCGTGTCGAAGTCCATGTTCAGTGTGACCAGGTCGATGGCGGCGAGGGCTACCTCGGCCATGCCGTACACCGAGTACTCACCGGCGAGGTTCGCCTTGCGCGCGTCGAGGTCGTGCAGCGGCGCGGTGCAGGCGAGCGCGCGCAGCCGCCGCGCCAGTCCCTCGTCGGCGGCCGGGCCCAGCGCGGGGCGCGGCCCCGCGCTGAGCTGGGGCGGAACACTGTCCGTCGATGCGGGTGAAGTCACGGTGCACAGACTAGGTCCTGGGTCTGACAACGACCCAAATCGTTCCGCCGGGCGAGGCCGGGACCGGCGCCTCAGGAGACGTCGGCAACCCGTCGCCCGTACACCTCGACCAGCCCCTTCAGCGAGTCGTCGAGATACTCCGCCAGCATCCGCTCGGCCTCGTCCCGCTCTCCCCGCTGCAGTGTCCCCAGGATCAGCAGGTTTCGGGCCAGATACGGCTCGTACAGTTTGCGCGGATTGTCCACCACGTGGAACGCGAGTCGGAGTTCGGCGAAGACGCTGCGCATCAGCTCGTCGGTGCGGGCGCTGCCGGCGAGGGCGACCAGTTCGCGGTGGAAGTGGATGTTCGCGGTGGACACACCTTTCCAGTCACCTTCGCGCGCCTCCCGCTGCCCCTCCGCGACGGCTTCGGCGAGCCCGTCGAGTCCGTACGGCGGGGCCCCGAGGCCGCGTACGACGGCGCACTCGACGAGGCGGCGGGTGCGGTAGATGTCCTCGACGTCCTCGACGGTCAGCACCCGTACGAAGACGCCGCGGTTGAGCTCGTGAACGAGGAGCCGTTCGTGGGTGAGCAGGCGGAACGCCTCGCGGAGGGTGTTGCGGGAGACACCGAGGGCGCCGCCGATGCTGTCCTCGGACAGCCGTGTCCCG from Streptomyces sp. DSM 40750 includes these protein-coding regions:
- a CDS encoding GntR family transcriptional regulator, translating into MAAELTGLADDRALLGRTSTAERVSDILRSRIAEGFFPPGTRLSEDSIGGALGVSRNTLREAFRLLTHERLLVHELNRGVFVRVLTVEDVEDIYRTRRLVECAVVRGLGAPPYGLDGLAEAVAEGQREAREGDWKGVSTANIHFHRELVALAGSARTDELMRSVFAELRLAFHVVDNPRKLYEPYLARNLLILGTLQRGERDEAERMLAEYLDDSLKGLVEVYGRRVADVS